One stretch of Streptomyces sp. R21 DNA includes these proteins:
- a CDS encoding MBL fold metallo-hydrolase has product MKLTKKSHACIRLEKDGQTLVIDPGTFSEDDSAVGADAILVTHEHLDHFNEERLRAGLEANPAAEIWTLRSVAEKISAAFPGRVHTVGHGDTFTAAGFDVQVHGELHAVIHPDIPRITNVGYLVDGGRVFHPGDALTVPDHSVETLMLPVMAPWSKISEVIDYVREVKPQRAYDIHDALLTDLARPIYDNQIGALGGAEHLRLAPGASAEV; this is encoded by the coding sequence ATGAAGCTCACGAAGAAGTCGCACGCCTGCATCCGCCTTGAGAAGGACGGGCAGACGCTCGTCATCGACCCGGGCACGTTCAGCGAGGACGACTCGGCGGTCGGCGCGGACGCGATCCTGGTCACGCACGAGCACCTCGACCACTTCAACGAGGAGCGGCTGCGGGCCGGACTGGAGGCCAATCCGGCGGCCGAGATCTGGACCCTGAGGTCCGTCGCGGAGAAGATCTCCGCCGCCTTCCCCGGCCGGGTGCACACCGTCGGCCACGGAGACACGTTCACCGCCGCGGGCTTCGACGTCCAGGTGCACGGCGAACTGCACGCCGTGATCCACCCGGACATCCCGCGGATCACCAACGTCGGATATCTCGTCGACGGCGGCCGGGTCTTCCACCCCGGCGACGCGCTCACCGTCCCCGACCACTCCGTCGAGACGCTGATGCTCCCCGTCATGGCCCCCTGGAGCAAGATCTCCGAGGTCATCGACTACGTCCGTGAGGTCAAGCCCCAGCGCGCGTACGACATCCACGACGCGCTTCTCACCGACCTCGCCCGCCCGATCTACGACAACCAGATCGGCGCCCTGGGCGGCGCCGAGCACCTGCGGCTCGCTCCGGGGGCGTCCGCCGAGGTCTGA
- the pcaC gene encoding 4-carboxymuconolactone decarboxylase produces MSETPPNTLQYRFDGPEDAPVLILGPSLGTTWHMWDRQVPELSKHWRIFRFDMPGHGGAPAYPSGSVTELARRLLVTLDGLGVQRFGFAGCAFGGALGMELALRHPERIASLALIAASPRFGTADEFRQRGVIVRTNGLDPMARTSPERWFTSGFAAAQPAITEWAVQMVRTTDPGCYIAACEALAAFDVRAELGRIGVPTLVLAGSDDQVTGPAEARTLVAGIPDARLAVVPGASHLVPVEQPAAVTDLLVRHFSTAWQPAFDSSTGQMAIPAISAAPVKPVLAPPPSTAPVAEIGPAAAQPVPLGGRPDPYDAGIKVRREVLGDAHVDRALASADEFSGDFQEFVTRYAWGEIWDRPGLDRRSRSCVTLTALVAGGHFDELAFHTRAALRNGLTPVEIREVLLQAAVYCGVPAANSAFKVAQQVIREETTPQE; encoded by the coding sequence GTGAGCGAGACACCACCGAACACCCTGCAATACCGCTTTGACGGGCCAGAAGACGCCCCTGTCCTGATCCTGGGTCCCTCACTGGGTACCACCTGGCACATGTGGGACCGCCAGGTCCCGGAGCTGTCCAAGCACTGGCGGATCTTCCGGTTCGACATGCCGGGACACGGCGGGGCCCCCGCGTATCCCTCCGGGTCGGTCACCGAGCTCGCCCGGCGGCTGCTGGTCACGCTCGACGGGCTCGGTGTGCAGCGCTTCGGCTTCGCGGGCTGCGCGTTCGGCGGCGCCCTCGGGATGGAGCTGGCGCTGCGCCACCCGGAACGCATCGCCTCGCTCGCGCTGATCGCCGCGTCACCCCGGTTCGGGACGGCGGACGAGTTCCGCCAGCGCGGGGTGATCGTGCGGACGAACGGGCTCGACCCGATGGCGCGTACGTCGCCCGAGCGCTGGTTCACCAGCGGCTTCGCCGCGGCCCAGCCGGCGATCACCGAGTGGGCCGTGCAGATGGTGCGCACCACCGACCCCGGCTGCTACATCGCGGCCTGCGAGGCGCTCGCCGCGTTCGACGTACGCGCCGAGCTCGGCCGGATCGGCGTTCCCACACTCGTCCTCGCCGGCTCCGACGACCAGGTCACCGGGCCCGCCGAGGCGCGCACCCTGGTCGCCGGCATCCCGGACGCCCGGCTCGCGGTCGTACCCGGTGCCTCGCACCTGGTGCCCGTGGAGCAGCCCGCCGCGGTCACCGACCTGCTCGTCCGGCACTTCTCCACCGCCTGGCAGCCCGCCTTCGACTCGTCCACCGGGCAGATGGCGATCCCGGCGATATCGGCAGCCCCGGTCAAGCCGGTCCTCGCGCCGCCCCCGTCGACGGCGCCCGTCGCCGAGATCGGCCCGGCCGCCGCGCAGCCCGTACCACTGGGCGGCAGACCCGACCCGTACGACGCGGGGATCAAGGTCCGTCGTGAGGTGCTCGGCGATGCGCACGTCGACCGGGCGCTGGCCTCGGCGGACGAGTTCTCCGGGGACTTCCAGGAGTTCGTCACCCGGTACGCGTGGGGCGAGATCTGGGACCGCCCCGGCCTCGACCGGCGCTCGCGCAGCTGTGTCACGCTGACCGCGCTGGTCGCCGGGGGCCACTTCGACGAACTCGCCTTCCACACGCGCGCCGCCCTCCGTAACGGCCTCACCCCCGTGGAGATCAGGGAAGTGCTTCTCCAGGCGGCGGTCTACTGCGGCGTACCCGCCGCGAACAGCGCCTTCAAGGTGGCGCAGCAGGTCATCCGGGAGGAGACCACTCCCCAGGAGTGA
- a CDS encoding non-reducing end alpha-L-arabinofuranosidase family hydrolase, whose amino-acid sequence MALVAGFVVVVGAPTASAATVDTSAWYVLVNRNSGKAMDDSGYATNDGAAVAQWTRHDGANQQWRFIDAGGGYYRLQNRYSGKVLDNSGWSTTAGTDLVQWADQNATNQQFQLTESPDGYVRLINRHSGMAAEVKDGSTADGGKVVQYWDWGGSNQQWQLVRVADASASLPSTFQWSSSGVLAAPKPDAQHNTVAIKDFSVIRYNGKWVVYASAVGPDFGYGLEQFSFSDWSQAASAPQTYLDEVAPMGPGYRAAPQVFYFAPQNLWYMVYQTGPPTYSTSTDPSNPASWSAPRTFMSTEPDVLQQNGGGWLDFWVICDSSNCHLFFEDDKGHLYRAQTSLTNFPNGFGNTVVTMSYPNAGDLFEASNVYKVAGTNQYLLIVEAIGSHRYFKAWTSTSLSGSWTPLASSESQPFAGASNVTFSGTPWTKDISHGEMVRAGNDQTLTVSPCHMQYVYQGMDPNAGGDYNSLPWRMGLLTQSNSTC is encoded by the coding sequence ATGGCGCTCGTGGCCGGCTTCGTGGTGGTGGTCGGTGCGCCGACGGCGTCGGCGGCGACTGTCGACACGAGCGCCTGGTATGTGCTGGTGAACCGCAACAGCGGCAAGGCGATGGACGACTCCGGCTACGCCACGAACGACGGTGCGGCGGTGGCGCAGTGGACGCGCCATGACGGGGCCAACCAGCAGTGGCGGTTCATCGACGCGGGCGGTGGCTACTACCGTTTGCAGAACCGGTACTCCGGCAAGGTGCTCGACAACTCCGGCTGGTCGACCACCGCCGGAACCGACCTCGTGCAGTGGGCCGATCAGAACGCGACCAACCAGCAGTTCCAGCTGACAGAATCGCCGGACGGCTATGTGCGGCTGATCAACCGTCACAGCGGCATGGCTGCCGAGGTCAAGGACGGCTCCACCGCCGACGGTGGCAAAGTCGTCCAGTACTGGGACTGGGGCGGCAGCAACCAGCAATGGCAGCTCGTCCGCGTCGCTGACGCCTCCGCGTCCCTGCCGTCGACGTTCCAGTGGAGCTCCAGCGGCGTGCTGGCCGCGCCGAAGCCGGACGCTCAGCACAACACCGTGGCCATCAAGGACTTCTCGGTGATCCGGTACAACGGCAAGTGGGTGGTCTACGCCTCGGCCGTGGGCCCGGACTTCGGTTACGGCCTGGAGCAGTTCAGCTTCAGTGACTGGTCACAGGCGGCGTCGGCACCACAGACCTACCTGGACGAGGTGGCGCCGATGGGACCGGGCTACCGGGCCGCACCGCAGGTGTTCTACTTCGCCCCGCAGAACCTGTGGTACATGGTCTACCAGACCGGTCCGCCCACGTACTCGACGAGTACCGACCCCAGCAACCCGGCGTCGTGGTCGGCACCCCGCACGTTCATGTCCACCGAGCCGGACGTTCTGCAACAGAACGGCGGCGGCTGGCTCGACTTCTGGGTGATCTGCGACTCCAGCAACTGTCACTTGTTCTTCGAGGACGACAAGGGGCACCTCTACCGGGCGCAGACCAGCCTGACCAATTTCCCCAACGGCTTCGGCAACACGGTCGTGACCATGTCGTATCCGAACGCCGGGGATCTCTTCGAGGCGTCCAATGTGTACAAGGTCGCCGGCACCAACCAGTACCTGCTGATCGTCGAGGCCATCGGGTCCCACCGCTACTTCAAGGCCTGGACCTCCACGAGCCTCAGCGGATCATGGACTCCGCTGGCCTCCAGCGAGTCCCAGCCGTTCGCCGGGGCCAGTAACGTCACCTTCTCCGGCACACCCTGGACCAAGGACATCAGCCACGGAGAGATGGTCCGCGCCGGCAACGACCAGACCCTGACCGTCAGCCCCTGCCACATGCAGTACGTCTATCAAGGCATGGACCCCAACGCGGGCGGCGACTACAACTCACTGCCGTGGCGGATGGGCCTGCTCACGCAATCCAACTCCACCTGCTGA
- a CDS encoding ricin-type beta-trefoil lectin domain protein, producing MRLRYRRAGAQIVALAMAATGGILALAPSPVHAADTTIGVTLTTSDLSSALAPQPSINLGPVSSGPVNLTVDETKSYQTIDGFGAAFTDSSTYLLQNKLSAGTRNQVMSSLFSRGTGIGLSLMRVPMGSSDYTATPPSNPSTYSYDDNNGVADPSLTNFSTAHDDAYVIPVIKQAQSLNPSMKLFANTWSPPAWMKTNNSMLGSSGGVNGTLKSSAYGPLAQYYAKFLQEYKAKGVNVWGITPQNEPDQAPSSYSGMVLSGADESNFIKNYLSPALSQAGLNQVILGGDSSHPDTPFANTILGDSATYNALYGTAWHCYWNDLQNMTTIHNSYPGKKLYETECSTGPGIAPMNATQLALQSTSNWASGALLWNLALDTDGGPKMGVGCNGCTGLITIDQSTGKVTPNDNYYQLGQFSKFVVPGATRIGSSDGGGIWSQAYRNPDGGEVSVAYNNNSSPTTFNLTWNGSGSFTYTLPAHATVTFVKGGRNATAHIVGQGSGRCLDDSGNAANGVQQIIWDCGTYNTNQYYLYSAGRELQIGGKCLGASGNGTSSGTKVITWDCNSTSSQKWTFHADGSVTNDLSGLCLDVTDIGTANGSTIQLWGCSGGSNQKWTVASDG from the coding sequence GTGAGACTTCGATACCGCCGCGCCGGTGCGCAGATCGTGGCGTTGGCCATGGCAGCCACCGGCGGCATCCTGGCACTCGCGCCGAGCCCGGTCCACGCTGCCGACACCACGATCGGGGTCACTCTGACCACGTCGGATCTCAGCAGCGCCCTGGCGCCTCAGCCGAGCATCAACCTCGGCCCCGTGTCCTCCGGACCGGTGAACCTGACGGTGGACGAGACCAAGTCGTACCAGACCATCGACGGGTTCGGCGCCGCCTTCACGGACTCCTCGACCTACCTGCTGCAGAACAAGCTCAGTGCCGGCACGCGCAATCAGGTGATGAGTTCGCTGTTCAGCCGGGGCACCGGCATCGGGCTGTCGCTGATGCGCGTGCCCATGGGATCCTCCGACTACACCGCCACCCCGCCGAGCAACCCCTCGACGTACTCCTACGACGACAACAACGGTGTCGCCGACCCCTCTCTCACCAACTTCTCCACCGCGCACGACGACGCCTACGTCATCCCGGTCATCAAGCAGGCCCAGTCGCTCAACCCGTCGATGAAGCTCTTCGCCAACACCTGGAGCCCGCCGGCGTGGATGAAGACGAACAACTCGATGCTGGGCAGCAGTGGAGGTGTCAATGGCACTCTCAAGTCCTCCGCCTACGGCCCGCTCGCGCAGTACTACGCGAAGTTCCTGCAGGAGTACAAGGCCAAGGGCGTCAACGTCTGGGGCATCACCCCCCAGAACGAGCCGGACCAAGCCCCCTCCAGCTATTCAGGCATGGTGCTGTCAGGGGCCGACGAGTCCAACTTCATCAAGAACTACCTGTCGCCGGCGCTCTCGCAGGCAGGGCTGAACCAGGTGATCCTCGGCGGCGACAGCAGCCATCCGGACACGCCCTTCGCCAACACGATCCTGGGCGACAGCGCCACCTACAACGCGCTCTACGGGACGGCGTGGCACTGCTACTGGAACGACCTCCAGAACATGACCACGATCCACAACTCGTATCCCGGGAAGAAGCTCTACGAGACCGAGTGCTCCACCGGTCCGGGAATCGCCCCGATGAACGCGACCCAGCTCGCCCTGCAGTCCACGTCCAACTGGGCCAGTGGAGCACTGCTGTGGAACCTCGCCCTGGACACGGACGGCGGCCCGAAGATGGGCGTGGGGTGCAACGGCTGCACGGGCCTGATCACCATCGACCAGTCCACCGGCAAGGTCACCCCCAACGACAACTACTACCAACTCGGGCAGTTCTCGAAATTCGTCGTCCCGGGTGCCACGCGCATCGGGTCGAGTGACGGCGGCGGGATCTGGTCCCAGGCCTACCGCAACCCCGACGGCGGCGAGGTGTCGGTGGCCTACAACAACAACTCCTCACCGACCACCTTCAACCTCACCTGGAACGGCTCCGGATCCTTCACCTACACGCTGCCTGCGCACGCCACCGTGACCTTCGTCAAGGGCGGCAGGAACGCAACGGCACATATCGTGGGCCAGGGCTCGGGCCGATGCCTGGACGACAGCGGGAACGCGGCCAACGGCGTCCAGCAGATCATCTGGGACTGCGGCACGTACAACACCAACCAGTACTACCTGTACTCGGCGGGCCGCGAGCTGCAGATCGGCGGCAAGTGCCTCGGCGCGAGCGGCAACGGCACCTCCAGCGGCACCAAGGTCATCACCTGGGACTGCAACAGCACCAGCAGCCAGAAGTGGACCTTCCACGCGGACGGCAGCGTCACCAACGACTTGTCCGGCCTCTGCCTCGATGTCACCGACATCGGTACGGCCAACGGGTCAACCATCCAGCTCTGGGGCTGCTCCGGCGGCTCGAACCAGAAGTGGACGGTCGCCAGCGACGGCTGA
- a CDS encoding SWIM zinc finger family protein, giving the protein MTGTGPAEPQETRPADEARRALREARERETRGAGADVGDETEPHPAPGAEQATPSKASTPGRRPGDVAREALRRAAGAGAVQGTDADSAPDPEEPTEDVRPPVGAAQEGARPGDIAREALRTAREQARHSRTESEARTAEPNTTPGRRPTAGTPTTPRNPRRATQNQAQALRDLLADAFRLPDAGAPERRPSSDGPSAGSLPDDGNAGEGGDQTGGSEARDDRPLRDSRAARRDRALRDPGRGLEAASDAQALSAAGDGTWDRPVPDAEGGSDPAARPDHTPQDNDPSQYGTSLPGEAGASLMPEEPEGLASGVRRVRVSYGDEAPEQPSTRPSARTSARQPAPRAESVAAGALGDAATDAPGAAPTHRLPRSMAAPGRDSDLRRTFAALPPRSADAFAETWWGNAWVTALEEGALDAARLARGRAYAAKGFVDAITVTPGLVLAYVHGSRPRPYRVQVRLRTLSDEDWDRFLDAAAERPGHIAALLDKEMPQSLADCGVALLPGPGDLEPHCSCPDSGHPCKHAAALCYQTARLLDEDPFVLLLLRGRGERELLDALSRRNAARAARAALEQEPAPLPGVRAADALRPRTLPPLPAPQPPPAHPEQPPVYPGAPGGPDPFALDQLATDAAARAHTLLTAGRDPVAELTLWQDAVRLAAARPGSGLTAATRALYSSLASAAGRTPSDLARAVAAWRQGGLEGLTVLEEPWDPPAGRFDRARPLLLAADLPAFRPWRNHLTHPRGHAQLRLGHDGLWYAYESEPGHDDWWPRGTPDLDPVGALTGLGAPGDL; this is encoded by the coding sequence ATGACCGGGACCGGGCCCGCGGAGCCGCAGGAGACCCGCCCCGCTGACGAGGCGCGCCGGGCGCTGCGCGAGGCACGGGAGCGTGAGACACGGGGGGCGGGGGCGGACGTCGGCGACGAGACGGAGCCCCACCCCGCGCCGGGTGCGGAGCAGGCGACGCCGTCGAAGGCTTCCACGCCGGGGCGCCGCCCGGGTGACGTGGCACGGGAGGCGCTGCGGCGTGCGGCCGGGGCCGGGGCCGTGCAGGGTACCGACGCGGACAGCGCTCCCGACCCGGAGGAGCCCACCGAAGATGTTCGCCCCCCGGTGGGGGCTGCCCAGGAGGGCGCACGCCCCGGAGACATCGCCCGCGAGGCGCTGCGAACCGCCCGCGAACAGGCGAGGCACTCACGAACGGAGTCCGAGGCCAGGACAGCCGAGCCGAACACCACTCCTGGCCGACGACCCACCGCAGGGACCCCGACCACCCCCCGAAACCCGCGCCGCGCCACCCAAAACCAAGCTCAGGCCCTACGGGACCTCCTCGCGGACGCCTTCCGACTGCCCGACGCCGGGGCTCCCGAGCGGCGCCCGTCGAGCGACGGGCCTTCGGCGGGGAGCTTGCCGGATGACGGCAACGCGGGCGAAGGTGGCGACCAGACGGGAGGCAGCGAGGCGCGCGACGACCGTCCGTTGCGGGACAGCCGTGCGGCGCGGCGTGACCGCGCCTTGAGGGATCCTGGGCGGGGCCTGGAAGCCGCGTCCGATGCGCAGGCATTGTCGGCGGCTGGTGACGGCACGTGGGATCGCCCTGTGCCGGACGCCGAAGGCGGCTCCGACCCTGCCGCCCGCCCCGACCACACCCCGCAGGACAACGACCCGTCGCAGTACGGCACTTCGCTGCCCGGCGAGGCGGGGGCGTCGCTCATGCCGGAGGAGCCGGAGGGACTTGCCTCCGGTGTTCGGCGCGTGCGCGTGTCGTACGGCGACGAGGCGCCGGAGCAGCCCTCGACTCGGCCTTCGGCCCGGACCTCCGCCAGGCAGCCCGCCCCGCGTGCCGAGTCGGTCGCCGCCGGGGCACTGGGCGATGCCGCCACCGACGCACCAGGCGCGGCCCCCACCCACCGCCTCCCCCGTTCGATGGCCGCCCCCGGCCGCGACAGCGACCTGCGCCGCACCTTCGCCGCCCTTCCCCCTCGCTCCGCGGACGCCTTCGCGGAGACGTGGTGGGGCAACGCGTGGGTGACCGCCTTGGAGGAGGGAGCGTTGGACGCGGCGCGGCTGGCACGGGGGAGGGCGTATGCCGCGAAGGGGTTCGTGGACGCGATCACCGTGACGCCGGGGCTGGTACTCGCCTATGTGCACGGGAGCAGGCCGCGCCCCTACCGCGTGCAGGTCCGGCTGCGGACGCTGTCCGACGAGGACTGGGACCGGTTCCTGGACGCCGCCGCCGAGCGGCCCGGGCATATCGCCGCGCTGCTGGACAAGGAGATGCCCCAGTCGCTCGCGGACTGCGGGGTCGCCCTGCTCCCCGGTCCCGGCGACCTCGAACCGCACTGCAGCTGCCCGGACTCGGGCCACCCCTGCAAACACGCGGCCGCCCTCTGCTACCAGACGGCACGCCTGCTCGACGAGGACCCCTTCGTGCTGCTCCTGCTGCGCGGCCGCGGCGAACGGGAGCTGCTCGACGCCCTGTCCCGCCGCAACGCGGCCCGCGCCGCCCGCGCCGCCCTGGAACAAGAACCCGCGCCCCTGCCCGGCGTACGCGCCGCCGACGCGCTCAGGCCACGCACGCTCCCGCCGCTCCCGGCACCACAGCCACCGCCCGCGCACCCAGAGCAGCCTCCGGTCTACCCGGGTGCGCCCGGCGGCCCGGACCCGTTCGCGCTCGACCAGTTGGCCACCGACGCGGCCGCCCGCGCCCACACACTGCTCACCGCCGGACGCGACCCGGTCGCGGAGCTGACGCTCTGGCAGGACGCGGTACGCCTCGCCGCCGCCCGCCCCGGTTCCGGCCTGACCGCCGCGACCCGTGCCCTCTACTCCTCGCTGGCCTCCGCAGCCGGCCGCACCCCGTCCGACCTGGCACGCGCGGTCGCGGCCTGGCGGCAGGGCGGACTCGAAGGACTGACCGTCCTCGAAGAGCCCTGGGACCCGCCGGCGGGCCGCTTCGACCGCGCCCGCCCGCTCCTCCTCGCCGCCGACCTTCCCGCCTTCCGCCCCTGGCGCAACCACCTCACCCACCCCCGCGGCCACGCGCAGCTCCGCCTGGGCCACGACGGCCTGTGGTACGCCTACGAGTCCGAGCCGGGCCACGACGACTGGTGGCCCCGCGGCACCCCCGACCTCGACCCGGTCGGCGCCCTGACGGGCCTCGGCGCACCGGGCGATCTATGA
- a CDS encoding SNF2-related protein codes for MADVVDFVGEGGDGGARVADGPPGRGALGVAVRDGAAVTTGVDPATVSVRFAAVFLPAPLPRASRVAFWAPDGEPLPSAAPTELTVVRRHGSGARRATVPAVTLPVAEALPLLARARRDRAAHPATACWGAAALHALRLIARGRLLPGLTADGHDAWRAGPLEPDDIAHLRAVAAALPYEGHAVPLPGKGPLRLPEPEALMRSFLDAVADTLPRTPAARYTSGKPFAAVEPQRLSGAHDWAAEVAAGMDAGVRISLRLDLSAYQLFDDSEGARRAGAAVVQVHSLADPTLVIDASALWSGGADATFGPRARVDAALAVRRAARVWAPLDRLSEQDTPDVLALSEDELTDLLGVAATRLGAAGVAVHWPRDLAQDLSATAVVRPAPGSATDGTGFFESEDLLQFRWQLALGGDPLSDAEMDLLAEAHRPVVRLRDQWVLVDPALVRKARKRELGLLDPVDALSAALTGTAEIDGETVEAVPVGALAALRDRLTAGVMPVEAPPGLRATLRDYQLRGLSWLDLMTSLGLGGCLADDMGLGKTVTLIALHLRRARREPTLVVCPASLLGNWQREITRFAPGVPVRRFHGTGRTLEDLDGGFVLTTYGTMRSTASRLAQHTWGMVVADEAQHVKNPYSATAKALRTIPAPARVALTGTPVENNLSELWALLDWTTPGLLGPLKSFRARHARAVENGEDEEAVARLARLIRPFLLRRKKSDPGIVPELPPKTETDHPVPLTREQASLYEAVVRESMLAIETAEGIARRGLVLKLLTSLKQICNHPALYLKEDAQAAVHGLSARSGKLALLDELLDTLLAEDGSALVFTQYVGMARLITEHLAARAVPVELLHGGTPIAEREHMVDRFQSGATPILVLSLKAAGTGLNLTRAGHVVHFDRWWNPAVEEQATDRAYRIGQTQPVQVHRLITEGTVEDRIAEMLEAKRALADAILGSGEASLTELTDRELSDLVSLRRDA; via the coding sequence ATGGCAGATGTGGTGGATTTCGTGGGTGAGGGCGGAGACGGGGGCGCGCGAGTTGCTGACGGCCCGCCCGGGCGCGGAGCCCTGGGGGTGGCCGTGCGCGACGGTGCGGCCGTGACCACGGGCGTGGACCCGGCCACCGTGTCCGTGCGCTTCGCCGCCGTCTTCCTGCCCGCTCCGCTGCCGCGCGCGAGCCGGGTCGCCTTCTGGGCCCCGGACGGCGAACCGCTGCCGTCCGCCGCACCGACCGAGCTCACGGTCGTACGACGCCACGGTTCCGGAGCCCGCAGAGCCACCGTGCCCGCCGTGACCCTGCCGGTCGCGGAAGCCCTGCCGCTGCTCGCCAGGGCGCGCCGCGACCGCGCCGCCCATCCCGCCACCGCCTGCTGGGGCGCGGCCGCACTGCACGCGCTGCGGCTCATCGCGCGCGGACGACTGCTGCCGGGCCTGACGGCCGACGGCCACGACGCGTGGCGCGCGGGCCCCCTGGAACCGGACGACATCGCGCACCTGAGGGCGGTCGCCGCGGCCCTCCCGTACGAGGGGCACGCCGTCCCGCTCCCCGGCAAGGGCCCGCTCCGGCTGCCCGAGCCCGAGGCGCTGATGCGGTCCTTCCTCGACGCGGTCGCCGACACCCTGCCTCGCACCCCCGCCGCGCGCTACACCTCCGGCAAGCCCTTCGCGGCGGTCGAACCGCAACGGCTTTCCGGCGCCCACGACTGGGCCGCGGAGGTCGCCGCGGGCATGGACGCCGGCGTCCGGATCTCGCTGCGCCTGGACCTCTCGGCGTACCAGCTCTTCGACGACAGCGAGGGCGCCCGGCGCGCGGGCGCCGCCGTCGTGCAGGTGCACAGCCTCGCCGACCCCACCCTCGTCATCGACGCCTCCGCGCTGTGGTCGGGCGGCGCCGACGCCACGTTCGGCCCCCGCGCACGGGTCGACGCCGCCCTCGCCGTCCGCCGCGCGGCCCGCGTCTGGGCGCCCCTGGACCGCCTCTCCGAACAGGACACGCCCGACGTACTCGCCCTCTCCGAGGACGAGTTGACCGACCTGCTCGGCGTCGCGGCCACCCGGCTGGGCGCGGCCGGGGTCGCCGTGCACTGGCCCCGGGACCTCGCCCAGGACCTGAGCGCGACGGCGGTGGTGCGCCCCGCCCCGGGGTCCGCGACGGACGGCACCGGATTCTTCGAGAGCGAGGACCTGCTCCAGTTCCGCTGGCAGCTGGCCCTCGGCGGCGACCCGCTCAGCGACGCCGAGATGGACCTGCTCGCGGAGGCCCACCGCCCGGTCGTCCGGCTGCGTGACCAGTGGGTGCTCGTCGACCCGGCCCTTGTCCGCAAGGCCCGCAAGCGCGAACTGGGCCTGCTCGACCCGGTCGACGCGCTGTCCGCCGCGCTCACCGGCACCGCGGAGATCGACGGCGAGACGGTCGAGGCGGTCCCGGTCGGCGCCCTGGCCGCACTGCGCGACCGGCTCACGGCGGGCGTGATGCCGGTGGAGGCACCTCCCGGGCTCAGGGCCACCCTTCGGGACTATCAACTCCGGGGGCTGTCCTGGCTGGACCTCATGACCTCCCTCGGCCTCGGCGGCTGCCTCGCCGACGACATGGGACTCGGCAAGACCGTCACCCTCATCGCCCTGCATCTGCGCCGGGCCCGCCGTGAGCCGACCCTCGTCGTCTGCCCGGCCTCGCTGCTCGGCAACTGGCAGCGGGAGATCACCCGGTTCGCCCCCGGCGTCCCCGTCCGCCGCTTCCACGGAACGGGGCGCACCCTGGAGGACCTCGACGGCGGCTTCGTCCTCACCACCTACGGGACGATGCGCTCGACCGCGTCACGGCTCGCCCAGCACACCTGGGGCATGGTCGTCGCGGACGAGGCACAGCACGTCAAGAACCCCTACTCGGCGACGGCGAAGGCACTGCGCACGATCCCGGCCCCCGCGCGCGTGGCCCTCACCGGCACCCCCGTGGAGAACAACCTCTCCGAACTCTGGGCCCTGCTGGACTGGACGACCCCCGGCCTCCTCGGCCCCCTGAAGTCCTTCCGCGCACGGCACGCGCGCGCCGTGGAGAACGGCGAGGACGAGGAGGCGGTGGCGCGCCTGGCCCGGTTGATCCGCCCGTTCCTGCTCCGCCGCAAGAAGTCCGACCCCGGGATCGTCCCCGAACTCCCGCCGAAGACGGAGACCGACCACCCCGTCCCGCTCACCCGCGAACAGGCCTCCCTCTACGAGGCGGTGGTCCGCGAGTCGATGCTCGCCATCGAGACCGCCGAGGGCATCGCGCGCCGCGGCCTGGTCCTGAAACTGCTCACCTCCCTCAAACAGATCTGCAACCACCCGGCGCTCTACCTGAAGGAGGACGCGCAGGCCGCCGTACATGGCCTGTCCGCCCGCTCCGGGAAGCTGGCGCTGCTCGACGAACTCCTGGACACCCTGCTGGCGGAGGACGGTTCGGCGCTGGTCTTCACGCAGTACGTGGGGATGGCCCGCCTGATCACCGAACACCTCGCCGCACGCGCGGTCCCGGTGGAGCTGCTGCACGGCGGCACCCCGATCGCCGAGCGCGAGCACATGGTCGACCGCTTCCAGAGCGGTGCCACGCCGATCCTGGTCCTCTCCCTGAAGGCCGCCGGCACCGGCCTGAACCTCACCCGGGCCGGTCACGTCGTCCACTTCGACCGCTGGTGGAACCCCGCCGTCGAGGAACAGGCCACCGACCGCGCCTACCGCATCGGCCAGACCCAGCCCGTCCAGGTCCACCGCCTCATCACCGAGGGCACGGTGGAGGACCGCATCGCCGAGATGCTCGAAGCGAAACGGGCGCTGGCCGACGCGATCCTGGGCTCCGGCGAGGCCTCCCTGACCGAACTCACCGACCGCGAACTGTCGGACCTGGTCTCCCTGCGGAGGGACGCATGA